The sequence below is a genomic window from Raphanus sativus cultivar WK10039 unplaced genomic scaffold, ASM80110v3 Scaffold0678, whole genome shotgun sequence.
TTTAAGTGCATTTTCTTATAATATAGTATGTTGATCCTGCAGGATTTGAATCAATCCAACAACGAGATGGATCTAAGTCCTGGTACCCTTTCAGTTTCTCTTATGAGGCATCAGGTATTATCATGTTTTAATGTACCATTTAGTGGCCTTTGAATTTGGCGTGTGTACCAAATACTATTGCTTTCAGAAAATCGCACTGGCATGGATGTTTCAGAAGGAAACAAGTAGTTTGCACTGTTCAGGAGGAATATTAGCAGATGATCAGGtcacatataatttaatatttttgcaCATTTATATCTGTGGTTCGGTTTCCCTGAAGCTATGTAAGGTCTATTTTTGCAGGGACTTGGTAAGACAGTCTCGACGATTGCTCTTATCTTGAAGCAAAAGTTTGAGTCACAAATAAAGTCTGAAATTTCAAGCAAGCAAGAGGCTGAAATATTGGACCTGGATGCTGATGATGAGTCAGAAGCTCCAAAGCATGAAAGTGAAAGTGATGTGAAACCAGAGGTCAAGGTTTCAAGCAACAGTGAGACCACGGTTCAGAgtgctggtgataatgatgggAATGGCAGTTCAGTGAAGGGGAAAGCCAAAGTTGAAGGAGCGAGTACTCTGAAACGGGAATTTAACAGAAAGAGGCCAGCTGCTGGTACATTAATTGTTTGTCCAGCGAGTATTGTGAGGCAGTGGGCAACAGAGCTTGATGAGAAGGTTTCTTATGAATCCAAACTTTCTGTTTTGATCTACCATGGTGGTTGTAGGACCAAAGATCCTGTTGAATTGGCGAGATATGATGTGGTTGTCACAACTTACGCCATTGTGACCAATGAAGTTCCCAAAGAGTCATTGGTggaggatgatgaagatgatgaaaagGATAACAAAGGTCTCGCCCCTGGCTTCTCTAACTACAAGAAACGTAAAGATGCAGCGGGTACAAGTAAGAAGAGTAAGAAAAGAGGTAGAAAAGGCATGGATGATTCTTCTTTTGACTCTGATTGTGGTGCTCTGTCAAAAGTTGGGTGGCTCAGAGTAGTTCTAGATGAAGCTCAGACAATCAAGAATCATAGAACTCAAGTGGCAAGAGCATGCTGCACTCTTCGAGCCAAAAGGAGGTGGTGTTTGTCTGGAACGCCAATACAAAACACCATTGATGATCTGTATAGTTACTTCAGGTTCCTTAGGTATAATCCATATGCCGTGTACAAGTCATTCTACCATACAATCAAGGTTCCAATTTCCAGAAATTCTCTTAATGGTTACAAGAAGCTTCAAGCTGTTCTAAGGGCTATAATGCTGCGCCGTACCAAAGGTACTCTCACCATCTCTCTATTCTTGTTTGCTTTTCGTAGCTGTGACGGATTTGATGATTTCTGCTGAGTATCTTCTGTTCTGATATACAGAAACATTGCTTGATGGGCAACCAATAATCAATCTACCTCCAAAGAAAATTAATCTGAAAAGGGTGGACTTTTCGGTGGAGGAGCGGTCTTTCTACAAGAAGCTTGAAGCAGAGTCACAATCACAGTTCAAGGTTCTCCTTTTTTTCCCTCCACAATTTATCAGTTCATACTTCGGAATTTTCTTTGGAAATCATTTTCTGAGTGTTTCTTCTGTCAGTGAATCAAACATTAACTCGTGTACTTGTGCCTGATAAGATGATATTTCACATTTTCTGCAGGCATATCAAGCTGCAGGGACTTTGAGCCAAAACTACGCCAATATTCTTTTGATGCTTTTGCGTCTACGCCAAGCTTGTGACCACCCACAACTCGTGAAGGGATATAACTCAGATCCTGTTGGAAAAGAATCAAGAGAAGCAGTTAAAAGACTCCCTAGGGAGGCTCGAATCAATTTGCTCAAACGCTTAGAGTCATTATCTGCCATCTGCAATATCTGTAATGTAAGTGCAGATTCACTTAGGCCTAGGAATAGCGTGTCCTCAGTTTCAGTATTCTCTAGTCCTTAGGCTAGGTCTGATCTCTTATTAAATATTCTGTTACCTGTTTATCTGCAGGATCCACCAGAAAACCCTGTTATTTCGCTCTGTGGCCATGTATTTTGCTATCAGTGTGTTTCAGAACACATCAATGGAGATGAGAACGTTTGCCCTGTTCGGAGATGCAGAGAAGACTTTGGGCGTGATGTTGTGTTCTCTAAATCTGCCCTTAGAAATTCTACCACTAATGATTCAGGCTCTAGTTCTTCACAGAACAAatcattttctcaaaaaagCGAGTTTAGTTCATCAAAAATCCAAGCTGTCCTGGATATTCTGCAGTCGCTCTCCAAACAAGGCAGACGAAACTCAGCACAGCATGGTCGAAACCCTTCTTCCTCACAGCCACATGAAGATGACGACGATGTAACCATTGTAGAGCCAACGACTCTTCACTCGTCTTCACCTAGCCAGGGACCAATAAAGACGATAGTGTTCTCTCAGTGGACCGGTATGCTTGACTTGGTTGAGGCGAGTTTTGTTGAAAATGGTATAGAATTCAGAAGATTAGATGGTACAATGAGTCTTGCAGCAAGAGACAGGGCTGTAAAAGAATTCAGCAAAGTTCCACGTGTAAGTGATGTGCATACATC
It includes:
- the LOC130502722 gene encoding helicase-like transcription factor CHR27 codes for the protein MDLSPGTLSVSLMRHQKIALAWMFQKETSSLHCSGGILADDQGLGKTVSTIALILKQKFESQIKSEISSKQEAEILDLDADDESEAPKHESESDVKPEVKVSSNSETTVQSAGDNDGNGSSVKGKAKVEGASTLKREFNRKRPAAGTLIVCPASIVRQWATELDEKVSYESKLSVLIYHGGCRTKDPVELARYDVVVTTYAIVTNEVPKESLVEDDEDDEKDNKGLAPGFSNYKKRKDAAGTSKKSKKRGRKGMDDSSFDSDCGALSKVGWLRVVLDEAQTIKNHRTQVARACCTLRAKRRWCLSGTPIQNTIDDLYSYFRFLRYNPYAVYKSFYHTIKVPISRNSLNGYKKLQAVLRAIMLRRTKETLLDGQPIINLPPKKINLKRVDFSVEERSFYKKLEAESQSQFKAYQAAGTLSQNYANILLMLLRLRQACDHPQLVKGYNSDPVGKESREAVKRLPREARINLLKRLESLSAICNICNDPPENPVISLCGHVFCYQCVSEHINGDENVCPVRRCREDFGRDVVFSKSALRNSTTNDSGSSSSQNKSFSQKSEFSSSKIQAVLDILQSLSKQGRRNSAQHGRNPSSSQPHEDDDDVTIVEPTTLHSSSPSQGPIKTIVFSQWTGMLDLVEASFVENGIEFRRLDGTMSLAARDRAVKEFSKVPRVEVMLMSLKAGNLGLNMVAACHVILLDLWWNPTTEDQAVDRAHRIGQTRPVSVTRVTIKDTIEDKILSLQEDKRKMVASAFGEEHGGSSATRLTVDDLKHLFMA